A portion of the Oncorhynchus gorbuscha isolate QuinsamMale2020 ecotype Even-year linkage group LG19, OgorEven_v1.0, whole genome shotgun sequence genome contains these proteins:
- the LOC124004654 gene encoding voltage-dependent calcium channel gamma-6 subunit-like — translation MWANYIVQPEEDGRMGVVGAGPHGGLAGLAGVKGGGRATRRTPRMSDSQEGKIKLAFFVAIVGVTLTVLGVGTEFWVELATPKTWSNNQTCQTAHYGLWKGCTRTLWVDDIDPERESCGPADLPGESNCTYFKFFTNGHNAVIFKKTTHKNLNIAAAILAMIALSMMVMGAICITMSLSKGVPFFLKPASFCFILSGLLVLLSILVFHQSVLALLSSDHSIPLHHELSWSVTCVGFAGAILITGGILFLILSLPYSSWEKCLPQCNSSTT, via the exons ATGTGGGCCAACTACATTGTCCAGCCGGAGGAGGATGGCCGTATGGGGGTGGTAGGAGCAGGGCCCCATGGGGGCCTGGCCGGCCTGGCAGGGGTGAAGGGAGGGGGGCGTGCTACGAGGCGGACCCCTAGGATGAGTGACAGCCAGGAGGGGAAGATCAAGCTGGCGTTCTTTGTGGCCATTGTGGGCGTTACCCTGACAGTGTTGGGGGTGGGAACAGAATTCTGGGTAGAGCTGGCCACGCCCAAGACCTGGAGTAACAACCAGACGTGTCAAACAGCCCACTACGGCCTGTGGAAGGGGTGTACCCGCACCCTGTGGGTGGACGACAtcgaccccgagagagagagctgcggCCCCGCCGATCTGCCCGGAG AATCCAACTGCACTTACTTCAAATTCTTCACCAATGGACACAACGCAGTCATATTTAAGAAGACGACCCACAAGA acctgAACATAGCGGCTGCTATCCTCGCAAtgatagctctgtctatgatgGTGATGGGAGCCATCTGTATCACCATGTCCCTCAGTAAAGGAGTGCCCTTCTTCCTCAAGCCCGCCTCCTTCTGCTTCATCCTATCAG GTCTACTGGTCCTGCTGTCTATACTGGTGTTTCACCAGTCAGTGCTGGCCCTGTTGTCATCTGACCACTCCATACCGCTCCACCACGAGCTCTCCTGGTCCGTGACCTGTGTGGGCTTCGCTGGAGCCATCCTCATCACGGGGGGGATCCTTTTCCTgatcctctccctcccttataGCTCCTGGGAGAAATGTCTGCCTCAATGCAACAGCAGCACTACCTAG